The following are encoded in a window of Dictyostelium discoideum AX4 chromosome 6 chromosome, whole genome shotgun sequence genomic DNA:
- a CDS encoding SAP DNA-binding domain-containing protein, whose protein sequence is MATKPTSKQLLSNKQEDINDKLNEEQLENFTADCLKKYCKENSIPLATNKANIIKNIIKFFVENNNNNNNNNNNNNNNKTISQKPIPTIIEQPQQQHQIKSILKKANDENNKENNVNNMNEIVNKVEKLEITKKKITTRKQSAEQQKQLNDINVNNSNNNNKKVSFNPVNQIGFIERKEKNQFKYYINTNQNSPIKNESPLKIINNQLYNIFDCKEEEEEEFDTDTMSKPELKDALEKNGLPTEGDKQVLKKRLEQFIIETLNKSQIDTDKNNNEGTDDDNNNNNNNNNNNNNNNNNNPTKENNDDWIRWTPLKAKYNKQKPTINDSDYDEIENNNNNNNNKQPTIKTIKSKPKPNKKLNSNNNGNKNNNNNNNNNNNKNKKKVDSDDDDDDDYQINSSSEEEDNHQQVMNSQQLFNAFLDVSISNKKKISPK, encoded by the exons atggCAACCAAACCAACAagtaaacaattattatcaaataaacaagaagatataaatgataaattaaatgaagaaCAATTAGAAAATTTCACAGCTGATTGTTTAAAGAAATATTGTAAAGAAAATTCAATCCCATTGGCTACAAACAAAgccaatattattaaaaatattattaaattttttgtagaaaataataataataataataataataataataataataataataataaaactatatcTCAAAAGCCAATACCAACAATAATtgaacaaccacaacaacaacaccaaatcaaatcaattttaaagaaagctaatgatgaaaataacaaagaaaataatgtaaataatatgaatg AAATAGTAAACAAAgttgaaaaattagaaattacaaaaaagaaaattactACTAGAAAACAATCGGctgaacaacaaaaacaattaaatgatataaatgtaaataatagtaacaacaacaataaaaaagtatCATTTAATCCAGTAAATCAAATTGGTTTCattgaaagaaaagaaaaaaatcaatttaaatattatatcaatacaaatcaaaatagtccaattaaaaatgaatcacCATTG aaaattataaataatcaactatataatatttttgattgtaaagaagaggaagaagaggaaTTTGATACTGACACAATGTCAAAACCAGAATTAAAAGATGCATTAGAGAAAAATGGTCTCCCAACTGAAGGTGATAAACAAGTATTAAAGAAAAGATTAgaacaatttattattgaaactttaaataaatcacaaATTGATactgataaaaataataatgaaggtactgatgatgataataataataataataataataataataataataataataataataataataaccctacaaaagaaaataatgatgactGGATTAGATGGACACCACTAAAAgcaaaatataataaacaaaaaccaACAATTAATGATTCAGATTATGAtgaaatagaaaataataataacaataataataataaacaaccaactattaaaactataaagAGTAAACCAAagccaaataaaaaattaaattccaataataatggtaacaaaaataataataataataacaataataataataataaaaataaaaaaaaagtggatagtgatgatgatgatgatgatgattatcaaattaatagtagtagtgaaGAAGAGGATAATCATCAACAAGTAATGAATTCTCAGCAATTATTCAATGCATTTCTTGATGTTTCCAtctctaataaaaaaaaaatcagtccaaaataa
- a CDS encoding hypothetical protein (Hypothetical Generic methyl-transferase/SAM), with translation MTETNIDINSLNIKEKEEKEEGLIKDKSKKELKKLQKQQYKQQKKQEKKNNKVNKVINEGVPEISDEKINFSEPKTDREAYQVEVKHVREIYDRIALHFDSTRYKAWPIVENFLGKVEIGSIGIDVGCGNGKYLGINKDSHLIGSDICNNFASICNEKHYESLVADNLYLPYKSDSFDYAISIAVIHHFSTFERRTEALREIIRVLKSGSTLLITSWAMTQKWKGKNYDYQDVMVPWLFQNQFDMTKKQQQQQQQQDENQRDENNNNNSNNNNNNNNNNNNNNNNNNNENEEDKIIEKSGSQYEVYHRYYHLFEDGEFEKMVSQIPECEMVENNLDHDNYYCFIKKK, from the coding sequence ATGACAGAAACAAATATAgatataaattcattaaatattaaagaaaaagaagaaaaagaagaaggattaattaaagataaatctaaaaaagaattaaaaaaattacaaaaacaacaatataaacaacaaaagaaacaagaaaaaaagaataataaagttaataaaGTTATTAATGAAGGAGTACCAGAGATTAGTGATgagaaaatcaatttttcaGAACCAAAAACTGATAGAGAAGCATATCAAGTTGAAGTTAAACATGTTCGTGAAATTTATGATCGTATTGCACTACATTTCGATAGTACACGTTATAAAGCATGGCCAATTGTTGAAAACTTTTTAGGAAAAGTtgaaattggttcaattggtATCGATGTTGGTTGTGGTAATGGTAAATACCTTGGTATAAATAAAGATAGTCATTTAATCGGTTCTgatatttgtaataatttcgCATCAATTTGTAATGAAAAACATTATGAATCATTAGTTGCTGATAATCTTTATTTACCATATAAATCGGATTCATTCGATTATGCAATTTCAATTGCAgtaattcatcatttttcAACATTTGAAAGAAGAACTGAAGCATTAAGAGAAATCATTAGAGTTTTAAAATCTGGTTCAACTTTACTAATCACTTCTTGGGCAATGACTCAAAAATGGAAAGGTAAAAATTATGATTATCAAGATGTAATGGTACCTTGgttatttcaaaatcaatttgatatgactaaaaaacaacaacaacaacaacaacaacaagatgaaaatcaaagagatgaaaataataataataatagtaataataataataataataataataataataataataataataataataataataatgaaaatgaagaagataaaattattgaaaaatcagGTTCACAATATGAAGTTTATCATagatattatcatttatttgaagatggtgaatttgaaaaaatggTTTCTCAAATTCCAGAATGTGAAAtggttgaaaataatttagatcatgataattattattgttttattaaaaagaaataa